Proteins encoded within one genomic window of Eurosta solidaginis isolate ZX-2024a chromosome 1, ASM4086904v1, whole genome shotgun sequence:
- the lqfR gene encoding telomere length regulation protein TEL2 homolog, whose protein sequence is MVDKFISMWKVRELADKVTNVVMNYTEIEGKVREATNDDPWGPTGPLMQELAHSTFSYESFPEVMSMLWKRMLQDNKTNWRRTYKSLLLLNYLLRNGSERVVTSSREHIYDLRSLENYTFTDEGGKDQGINVRHKVRELIDFIQDDDRLREERKKAKKNKDKYIGMSSDAMGMRNMNAQGGVGSYNDWRARRSDFGDNWYSDARGGDHFEDEDAQYEGEREYSDSDSPSPRRAYRYNDRASPAEIVTEAKPNSISMNIRPKSATTNPTVVPNIAARQQQTSKPSVGTKKIDMGAAAHFGKMSPSAAGIHSPTHRDTPVGGGGEDLIGSNINCGNGCGVTEANINNNLAADVKLKSSSNNNNNNLIDDLFKTCAVPNDKTLTSAAVTADDLDDFNPRAETKQSQEFVDFTSAFGGSGSGNGVVPELPSANIGAAASNDEFADFSAFQGSATAHTSLSGLDNNLLTTATPANESFDLFNSATASLPTTTGASTATDLLAGLGDLSIHQSMPMAEDGNDDNIYTNQIIPKSIRNALKQAISTLKSLPKVACAADATKISNVIKQLYGIGALPGYCTAEKLIGLDRDTVDWKQIAAYEYAELVASLTKLFNREWPTKEDLQILNLLEMDYCFAFIYETFYALNKNLSNTHQADSCASTIAMLTELVLDMQLLPLAILHICQEQAQIIEKYKGALHVMPVQPLEEFNNNVAEFLQIIIALPNSVANKLGKHLPDAFMLDRYGRVLLKHLMSALNFIFHCEDVAHFNLEFCSRFLSRIIIHFCSFEQADTKLSEFLKILDEFAKIPVFCDVVQNILKNIDANAIHKAALTMLLAAPTVDLYRLIGDAVIKSEYWRICLTQKLTLQRAPDAAHALCALVRYLALNEELIVQQLFKQLLGVWSKRSALQKLTDKEHLRIAKLLVITAKHLYEDENVSQLDDNEYKRYLHEALRFHLECTDVIQRHVGMKVVELIFNYMEDPKVKHEDRLRFEYEDVLKMPRGCVIAEFDQIIESYRKPKKDEPQLAEYDLNKLLKLLERFTVTATESHNMEPECTETSIQPSKNFANAQNVKKSTPTVPLDSDDDDDLEEDYKPYDMSNDTSTITEKRPKFLLDLLHTLSTKTDNYEIFESAMSAAEQLIRKQLPQQDTRLAVDLLRLFIPLEMQYYYEDFERTKFKCGVAVCVSMPAPSAEYLCREFHTENSCYNANLRILMLQILAVTAKELSGITTFEAATNTEVAALQHPTPPKQPRKFHFENEHETRLLAAQRLIRKRLKEKTKRFHQKHNKMYDSSSFEAKTNRFHSVAGTFFFSLIRGPRTQQMLYVKHDRIAHDIDTLLLVNFLHTLTVFVMSAQNCPLMPAIAREVFDLCAFVRFSSEARVRLVTLELIGATLITTPAYILLERFGERVGEIQQWLEDFVKSPLFGGETSEECRDIANQILGTCYILYSTQQE, encoded by the exons CACCAATGTCGTCATGAATTATACGGAAATCGAAGGTAAAGTACGAGAAGCAACAAATGATGATCCTTGGGGTCCTACCGGGCCGTTGATGCAGGAGTTGGCGCATTCGACCTTTTCATATGAAAGTTTTCCCGAAGTCATGTCAATGCTATGGAAGCGAATGTTGCAAGATAATAAAACTAATTGGCGGCGAACATATAAG agcttacttttattaaattatttgttaCGAAATGGTTCCGAACGTGTGGTAACATCATCACGCGAACATATTTACGATTTACGGTCGCTGGAAAATTACACATTTACCGATGAAGGTGGTAAGGATCAGGGTATTAACGTTAGACATAAG GTTAGAGAATTAATAGACTTTATACAAGATGACGACCGACTACGCGAGGAACGGAAAAAGGCAAAAAAgaataaagataaatatattgGTATGAGTAGTGATGCCATGGGTATGCGTAATATGAATGCACAAGGTGGTGTTGGTAGTTATAATGATTGGCGAGCGCGACGCAGTGATTTTGGTGATAATTGGT ATTCCGATGCACGCGGCGGCGATCATTTCGAAGACGAGGATGCCCAATACGAAGGTGAACGGGAATACTCTGATAGTGATTCGCCAAGTCCGCG GAGAGCATACCGCTATAATGATCGTGCAAGTCCTGCTGAAATCGTCACGGAAGCTAAGCCGAATTCCATTAGCATGAATATACGTCCAAAATCTGCAACGACGAACCCTACTGTGGTGCCGAACATTGCCGCAAGGCAGCAGCAAACTTCTAAGCCATCTGTCGGCACGAAAAAAATTGATATGGGTGCGGCAGCACATTTTGGTAAAATGTCACCTTCAGCCGCAGGCATACATTCACCTACGCATCGCGATACGCctgttggtggtggtggtgagGATTTAATTGGAAGCAATATCAATTGTGGCAACGGTTGTGGTGTAACAGAAGCTAATATTAACAACAACCTTGCAGCAGATGTGAAATTAAAAAGCAGtagcaacaataataataacaatttaattGATGATCTATTCAAAACATGCGCGGTGCCGAATGATAAAACTTTAACGAGTGCCGCCGTGACAGCGGACGATTTGGATGATTTTAACCCGCGTGCAGAAACAAAGCAATCACAAGAATTTGTTGATTTTACCTCGGCTTTTGGTGGTAGCGGTAGTGGTAACGGTGTCGTGCCAGAATTGCCGTCAGCAAATATTGGGGCTGCCGCTTCCAACGACGAATTTGCCGATTTTTCTGCATTCCAAGGAAGTGCTACTGCGCACACTTCACTAAGTGGACTGGATAATAATTTGTTAACAACGGCCACACCAGCTAATGAatcatttgatttatttaatagtGCCACAGCATCACTACCCACAACTACCGGTGCTTCAACAGCTACAGATCTTTTGGCCGGTTTGGGTGATTTGTCCATTCATCAAAGTATGCCAATGG CCGAAGACGGCAATGATGACAATATATACACAAATCAAATAATACCAAAGAGCATACGAAATGCATTGAAACAAGCAATTAGCACATTGAAATCATTACCAAAAGTCGCATGCGCAGCAGATGCAACAAAAATATCAAATGTAATCAAGCAGTTATATGGCATTGGCGCATTACCTGGCTATTGCACAGCAGAAAAATTAATCGGTTTAGATAGAGATACCGTAGATTGGAAGCAAATCGCAGCGTACGAGTATGCCGAGCTCGTGGCGAGCTTAACTAAGTTATTCAACCGTGAATGGCCAACAAAGGAGGATCTGCAAATATTAAATCTCTTGGAAATGGACTATTGTTTCGCGTTCATTTATGAAACATTCTATGCTTTAAATAAGAATTTATCAAACACGCATCAAGCAGACTCATGCGCAAGCACAATCGCCATGCTGACCGAACTCGTGTTAGACATGCAACTTTTACCCTTAGCTATATTGCATATTTGCCAAGAACAAGCCcaaattatagaaaaatataagGGGGCATTACATGTGATGCCAGTGCAGCCATTGGAAGAGTTCAATAACAATGTCGCAGAATTTTTACAAATCATCATTGCTTTACCAAACAGCGTGGCAAATAAATTGGGCAAACATCTGCCAGATGCATTCATGCTAGACAGATATGGAAGAGTTTTATTGAAGCATTTGATGAGcgctttaaattttattttccatTGTGAAGATGTTGCGCATTTCAATTTGGAATTTTGCAGTCGCTTTTTAAGCCGTATAATCATACATTTTTGTAGCTTTGAACAAGCTGAtacgaagttaagtgaatttttAAAGATACTCGATGAGTTTGCAAAAATTCCAGTATTTTGTGATGttgtacaaaatattttgaaaaacatcGATGCTAATGCAATTCATAAAGCGGCATTGACAATGTTGCTGGCTGCACCGACTGTGGATTTGTATCGCTTAATTGGTGATGCTGTTATTAAATCCGAATATTGgcgcatttgtttaacgcaaaAGCTAACGCTTCAACGTGCCCCAGACGCTGCGCATGCGCTATGTGCCTTAGTGCGTTATTTAGCATTGAATGAAGAACTAATTGTGCAACAATTATTTAAACAATTGCTTGGAGTTTGGTCGAAACGTAGCGCGCTGCAGAAGTTAACTGATAAAGAACATTTACGTATTGCCAAATTACTTGTAATCACAGCAAAGCACTTGTATGAGGACGAGAATGTGTCGCAATTGGATGATAATGAGTATAAGAGATATCTGCATGAAGCTTTACGTTTCCATCTCGAATGTACGGATGTGATACAACGTCATGTGGGTATGAAGGTTGTAGagttaatatttaattatatggAAGATCCAAAAGTAAAACATGAAGATCGTTTGCGTTTCGAGTATGAAGATGTTTTAAAAATGCCACGTGGCTGCGTGATAGCAGAATTCGATCAAATCATTGAAAGCTACCGTAAGCCAAAGAAGGATGAACCACAACTTGCAGAAtatgatttaaataaattattgaaattGTTAGAGCGTTTCACTGTGACTGCAACTGAATCTCATAACATGGAACCCGAATGTACAGAAACATCTATACAACCATCTAAAAATTTTGCCAATGCGCAGAACGTTAAAAAATCCACACCTACAGTTCCACTAGACTCCGACGATGATGATGATTTAGAAGAGGATTACAAGCCTTACGACATGTCGAACGATACATCGACTATTACCGAAAAACGTCCGAAATTTCTACTCGATTTATTACATACGCTCAGTACAAAAACAGACAATTACGAAATATTTGAGTCAGCTATGTCTGCTGCTGAACAACTCATACGTAAACAATTGCCACAACAGGATACCCGACTCGCTGTCGATCTACTACGCCTTTTCATACCACTTGAAATGCAATACTACTACGAAGATTTCGAGCGCACGAAATTCAAATGTGGAGTTGCTGTTTGCGTTTCTATGCCTGCGCCATCAGCTGAATATTTGTGTCGTGAATTCCACACAGAAAACTCGTGTTATAATGCCAATTTACGTATACTCATGTTACAAATCTTAGCTGTTACAGCTAAAGAACTCTCAGGCATCACCACATTCGAAGCGGCCACCAATACCGAAGTAGCGGCGTTGCAGCATCCAACACCACCAAAACAGCCGCGTAAATTTCATTTCGAAAATGAGCATGAAACACGTTTGCTTGCCGCACAACGTTTGATACGCAAACGTTTGAAAGAGAAAACGAAACGTTTTCATCAAAAACATAACAAAATGTATGACTCATCATCATTTGAGGCTAAAACTAATCGTTTTCATTCGGTTGCTGGtacatttttcttttctctcatacGTGGCCCACGTACTCAGCAAATGTTGTACGTCAAACATGACCGTATAGCGCATGATATTGATACTTTACTGTTAGTTAATTTCTTGCATACATTGACCGTATTTGTTATGAGCGCACAAAACTGTCCACTCATGCCGGCAATTGCTCGTGAGGTTTTTGATTTGTGCGCATTTGTACGCTTTAGCTCAGAGGCACGCGTGCGTCTTGTTACACTCGAGCTGATTGGTGCTACTTTGATAACCACACCTGCCTATATTTTGTTGGAGCGTTTTGGAGAGCGTGTTGGTGAAATACAACAATGGTTAGAGGATTTTGTTAAATCACCGCTCTTTGGTGGCGAAACATCAGAGGAATGTCGCGATATCGCCAATCAAATTCTTGGCACCTGCTATATACTTTATTCCACGCAACAAGAATAA
- the LOC137250717 gene encoding dual specificity protein kinase shkD-like — protein MSISQHTWHYTTADALDNFIPPISASNNNNLLQPINANNNNNPQQQHDSLSAAINTSTTTNATQNVGATWSDNLNAGHLKIDLDNLLNSKANKLNAPAPSMNALKTQSPTKQPGGSNNNLPLTGQITNFNAFGAGSGISPLTSPTSLGGGGVSMSGNFFGTAQQNIPSQLPTATATGTAATTTTQMFANFSAMNLTQQQKSVPPNNNNNNNNNSQLQVFDIFQ, from the exons Atgtc cattTCTCAACATACCTGGCATTATACCACCGCGGACGCATTAG ATAATTTTATACCACCAATTTCAGCAAGTAACAACAATAATCTATTACAACCCATCAAcgccaacaacaataataatccACAACAGCAACATGACTCTCTGAGTGCAGCAATAAATACCTCTACAACAACAAATGCTACACAAAATGTTGGTGCTACTTGGTCTGATAATTTGAATGCGGGGCATCTGAAAATCGATTTGGATAATTTGTTAAATAGCAAAGCGAATAAACTCAATGCGCCAGCACCATCAATGAATGCACTCAAAACACAAAGTCCCACAAAACAACCAGGCGGTAGTAACAATAATTTGCCATTAACGGGACAAATTACTAATTTTAATGCCTTCGGTGCTGGTAGTGGCATTTCACCGTTAACAAGTCCCACATCATTAGGTGGCGGTGGCGTGAGCATGTCAGGCAATTTCTTTGGCACAGCACAACAAAACATTCCATCACAACTACCAACAGCAACTGCAACAGGAACcgcggctacaacaacaacacaaatgttTGCTAATTTTAGTGCAATGAATTTAACACAACAGCAGAAAAGTGTACCgcctaacaacaacaacaacaataataataatagccaGTTGCAAGTCTTCGATATATTCCAATGA